The genomic window CGAACACGACCAGGCCGAAGTGCGTCGGCTCGACCTCGGCGTCCGCGACCAAGGCGTCTGCGGCTGCCCAGACCTCGCCGATGTCCTCCTCGAGCGCCGCGAGCATGTCGCTCATGCTCGTGGAGACGTCGAGCACGAAAACGATGTCGATCGCCTGGTAGCAGTCCTCCGAATCGGTGTCGCTGTCGGTGTCCGAGTCGGTGTCGGAGTCCGTGTCGGAGTCCACATCCGTGTCGGAATCCGTGTCCGTGTCCGCGTCCGTGTCCGTACCGTCGTACGGCCGGTCGTTCGCCGAGTCGCAGCCGAGCGCGCCTGCCGAGGCGCACGCGAGCGCCGCGACCATCGCCGTCATTGCCTTGCGCATGGGTTCCCTCCTGTTCACCCGATCAATACCACATTGTGCCGCGCCGCGCGTTGGTATAGCCAGAGGAGGTGCGCGCGCCGACCACTATCACCCTCCGAATCGCCCTGTTCGTGGGGCTCGCCGCCGTCTCCTGCCGAGAGGTCGCCTCCATCGATCTGCGCGAGGCGCCGCGCCTCGGCCCCGAGGGCGCGCCGACCGAGATCATCGTGTTCTCGGACTTCCAGTGCGGCTTCTGCAAGCGCGCGGCGGCGGAGCTCGAGCGGCTGAGCCACAAGTACCCTGCGCGGCTCGAGGTGCTCTTCAAGCACTTCCCCATCGAGTACCACGGGCAGGCGTTGAACGCGGCGCGCGCCGCCGAGGCGGCCCGGCTGCAGGGGAGGTTCTGGGAGATGCACGATCTCCTGTTCGCGAACGCGGCCGAGCTGACCGACGAGATCTACGTCGACCTCGCGAAGCGCATCGGGCTCGACGTCGCGAGATTCGAGAGGGACTTCGCGGCCCCCGCAACCGTTGCTCGCGTGAACGCCGACAAGGCCGACGGCGACGCGATCGGTGTCGACGGCACGCCGTTCTTCGTCATCAACCGCCAGCCGTTCTACGGATCGTACGGCGACCTCGAGCGGATGATCGACTGAACCAACCAGCCACCCATGCCGCCGGCCGCGCAGCGGGTTTGCCTCGCGAAAGCCTGGAGCGAGGCTGCTCGCGTCGCAGGCCGGTCGGCAACCCCTACCCGTCCACGAACAACCGCTCCGGGACGAGCGGCGACGGCTCGGACGTGCAGACGATCCAGAGCTGGTGCGCCGCGCGCGTCGCGCCGACGTGCAGGAGGCGGCGCGCCTCCTCGTTGTCCGGATACGTGTCCGCGTTCACGTCGACGAGGATCACGTAGTCGAACTCCAGCCCCTTGACCTGGCGCACGTCGGTCACCTCGACGCCGGGCGCGAAGGAGAAGTCCTGCGCCGCGACGAGCTTGAGCCGCGGCACCTCGGCCCGCGAGAGCCCTCGGTGGTAGAGCGCCGCGCTCCCGGGGTGGCGCGCGATGATCGCGATGTTGGCGAGCGGCT from Pseudomonadota bacterium includes these protein-coding regions:
- a CDS encoding DsbA family protein; its protein translation is MRAPTTITLRIALFVGLAAVSCREVASIDLREAPRLGPEGAPTEIIVFSDFQCGFCKRAAAELERLSHKYPARLEVLFKHFPIEYHGQALNAARAAEAARLQGRFWEMHDLLFANAAELTDEIYVDLAKRIGLDVARFERDFAAPATVARVNADKADGDAIGVDGTPFFVINRQPFYGSYGDLERMID